The DNA region ATAAACTGGTCAGAAAATATATACATTCAGTAAAAACAGGTTCTGGGTTGGGCTCATCCTTAAACCACACAGAGTCGTTTTGTTTCTCGTTCTTCTGTTCTGCACAAGGGTCTCTTTAGAGACTTCATCTGACTCCCCACAAGTTGACGATCCAACTCACTGCGATGGAAGTCAATGATAAGAGCCCGTTTTAACTCATTATTCCACAGAATATTGTCTGGCCTAAGGTCCCGATGGATGACTCCTAAGGAACGGATTTCCTCCATTGACCTGGAGATCTCACGACGCAGTACAGGCCGCTGCTTATGCTTTGTTGTACTTTCACCTCCCCAAGCCATGAGCAGCATGTGGCGAATCTCGCCAGCTCCGTGAAGGAAATAAATCTTGGCCAAACTGATTGCTCCAAGGAAGACAGGTACTGCGGAACCCTGTGCTCTCCGAAGGACTTTGTATATCTCTGCTTCATGCGAGACCTCCTTCCACAGTCGAGAGGTTGTTCCCTTCCCAACAACAGTATACCCATATGCAGTACACGTGATCTTGAATGGCGCCCCGTATCCTCCACAATCTCCGAATGGCGTGCAGTTGTAGTCAATATTTCCGTCTAGCTGTGTTTTAAGCAGTTTCACCAAGACCTCAGTGTTGATAAGATGTTGGCGGCCATCTCCACCTTTTTGGTGCAACTTCACATTTGGGCAGTAGTCATCCAATTCACCACCTTGCTGCAGACCAAGTAGACACTGCTGCGTGCAAAACCGTGTTGTATGTTCTTGATATTGGTTGCTTCGGTCATGTCGATTGCCCACTTGGCGTGCGGACCGTTGAGTaggtggagaggaagtgACCTGGCTGAAGCCTCGCTTCCGTCCTGAGGCCGCATGGTTTGAATCGGAGTCTGAGGACTCCGTTGACTCTGCATGCCGCATTATATTCATAGGCATGCAGCTGACTTGAGATCGTGTACGGGCTCGATGGCCATTTGCTGTCGGGGACTCCACAGGGGATGATGACGGCAGGTACTCGGAAGCTGTATATTCAGTGCTTGCATATTCAGAGCCATTATATTCCGAATCAGGCGGATTCCGCTGCAATTCTGCTTCAGGGATCTGTGAGCGGGTATGGTCAAAACTTGTTTTCCATACATGCAGTCGCGCTCATGCTGCATTCCGCCATTCCTGGTCACGAGGATGCGAACGAAAACTCATCAAGCAAAGGCATAACACCCTGGCAATGGTGGTTTTTGGCTGCTGGAAACTCTGGTCATCCTCCATGTTCACGTCCAAATTGGGCTCACACAGATAATAAAGAAGAGTGCTCGGATTGTCATATGGGACACAAAGAAGGACCAGTGCCAAACCATTTGTCATATAAGAATATTCAAGCCCTTCTTGGATCATTACATGGTATTCCTGGACAATTGCCGAACCTACTAGTCGCTCTGCATTGTATCTCAATTTTCCCTCCTCATCTGTGGGGGTAGTATCTGGTTTAACCACTGTTTTCCAGAACTCCATGGGCCGAAGTCCTACACGGAGATTCTCCACGGAAAGCTTGTGGGGTGGCTTATACTCAACTGTAGTAAGTAGTGTGTTGGTGTTGCCGTCAACTCGGTGAATACAAAATTGATCGGGCCTGGAGTGCTGTGGGTTCGATTCTTCTAACTGATCATCCTGGACCTCATCCAGGGAATTACCATGATTATCAAAACGGATTCCGCTGCCGAGTTGGAATTCATGCCGGGCATTAGGTATCTCGCAAAGTTCTGTGATCACATCATGCACATGGTCTTCCACGGCAAATCGCTCATAGCTCTCTAAATCCTTTTCACTGCTTATTGGCCGGCGAGCAAATCGTCGACCAAGGCCCTGTAGCTCAACAATGGGTGAAAACAGTCATGCTGCATTGCCTGCCGGGTGCAGATAGTTGATAACAGCATTGTAAatttcttgttgttctgCTGGACAATTCGTCCAGTGGACAAGTTGTGTCGGACAATATTTTCCTGTAGGTGACGGTATTGTGCCTTTTGTGGAGTGAGAAGGAGCTGCAACTCCCAATGGTCGAGAAAGTAAGTTGTGGCAAGCGCGGATAAACTCCTCCAAAGTTGTTTGTCGGTTGCGTTCTCTTTCCTGTCTCTGTCCCTCTTCTGCTTGTCTCCGCAagtttctttcctctctccGTTCCTCCTCGGCCTTGAGGAAAAGAGCTTTATAATCCGGCTCGTTGTTATCAGCCATCGGGGCTATGAGTGTGAGGGGTAGTTCAGTCCATTGCCATGTCATTCAGTCCGATAGGGGCTTGTGTCACGGGTCAATCTCGGGGAATCGGTCAATGTCTTTATCCGGTAACTAGTGTATTAATAAACTTTGGGTGGGCGGCTCCCAATAGGGCCAGTCTTTGTATGAGATGTAATGTAGCAGATGTGAATTCGCAGATTAATGACCGTTATTGTTCGAATAACTAGCTACGAATATGTTGTATGTCATAATCCAACCTCGGTGGTGCGATAGCCTCGAAGTATGTTGTCAGCCTAGTGAGTCTGCCGTCTTGGTAAAAGCGATTAATTAATGCCTAGCCGACGTACTTCACAACCTTGTCTCATATACTACCTACAAAAATCCTTGTAAACAGCGATTCTGCAGCTTTCCATAAATCAGCCacctacggagtacagtggCGCAAATTTGTATTTAATCAGGAGATCTGCACACGTGACTTGAAAACTTGGACTACATTAAAGATATCTTGTATTCAACCAGGCGACAATGAATTTCCTTCTCCCTGTTGATATCTTTGGTGCCAGGAAGCGACTTGCTATCTAAATAAGCCCTTTCCCCAAGGACAGAAACAGCAAAAGACTGACAGAGACCACGTACGACCAGGGAGATCTTTTGGGCAGCAACCTATCAGAAACCACGTGACTATTGGGATTTTTTAGTGGGCAAGCGTCGTTGATTCGATGGGTGGTCTATCGGCTCAGCTAactatataactaccgggcagaaagcgagggcggtgaggcacgtgacccgctgggtactaacACCCCCCCTCGCCCGAGCTGGGTGCCCGGAGATCAGAGGTTCTAAATACACATCAAAACGCATACACAATAAAGCAGAAGAATAAACAGGCaaaaaaaatcaatcaaGAAGTGAGAAAGTAGTGAAAGTACATCGAACAAGAAAGGGTGCAAAGGTATAGGGGCTGAACGATTGGCTGCCCAAGTGAGGTGCCGAGATGTCGAATGCCTATTATTGAGCAATTAAATCTTCCCTTCTTTAACAACTTTCTTCATCCGCAGTATTGTCTGTTTGATGATGTTTATCCATATTGATGAGATGAAGGAAGTGGCGATGGGCTGGAGCGTTGAGGATCTTGGTAAGTCCATCTGCCGGATTCTCCTTGGAGCGAATGCTTTCAACGCTGACTAGGCCTAAAGCTTGCAGGTCTCGTACATGATGAAATCGCACGTCGATGTGCTTCGAGCGTTTAGTTCCTTCTGTTGAAGTTAACGCAATAGCGCCCTCATTGTCCATATAGAGCTCTAGTGGTGGAGTTTCATGGCCAATCAGGCCCATTTCAAAACAAAGACGGCGAAGCCAAACAGCTTCCTTGGCTGCCTCAGAGCCAGCCATATATTCGGCTTCATTGCTGCTTGTCGCCACGCAGGTCTGGCGCTTTGATTGCCAGGAGATAGGCGATCCACCAAATAGGAAGATATATCCGCCAATCGACTTCCGGTCTGAGTTGGGGCCTGCCCAGTTGGAATCCGAGAATCCCTGCAGCTGGGCAGTGACGGTTCTTTGTGTATGCGGGTAATAGATGAGACCTTCATCAATAGTCCCGTTTAGGTAACGTATGACATGAAGAAGTGCGTTCCAACATTTCCTGGTTGGTGCAGTGTTGAAACGGGCTAATAGGCAAGCTGCCTCAGCAATGTCAGGTCGGGTTTTCACTGCGAGCCATTGTAACTTCCCAGTACCACGTTGGTATTCGCGGGTGATGATGGTACTGTCGGGTAGATCATCTATCATCAAACCTGTCGGTAGGGGGGTAGGCTGTGAGTGAGCTTTCTCAAGGCCAAATGATTTGATGAGTTCCTTGATATATTCGCGCTGATTGAGGTAAATACAGCCGTCTTCGGACTTCACTTCCATGCCAAGATAGTATGTCATATCGCTAACATCTTTGACTTCCCATTCATTGGCTAGGGCGTTCTTCGtccattcaatatcctcaGCACGCTCAGCGACAAGCTGAAAATCATCGACGTGGGTGGTAATATAAAGATGTGGGCGTGTTTGATGAATGAAGAGTCCAGCATCATATGGACATGTCTTGAAGCCCAAGCGGTGAAATACTGCAGTCATGGTGTCATACCATATGCGGGCTGCAGGGGTAAGGCCATATATTGAATTCTTTAGCCTCCAGGCGAGGCCATCGCCCTCTTCAAATCCAATTGGCTGACGCATGTAGATTTCATCCATTAGTAGCCCATTCAAGAAGGCTACGGCGATATCAAATTTCCGCAGATGCCATCCATGTGCTGCAGCTAAAGCAAAGAGCAGGCGAGTGGTGGCTGCAAATACAACAGGGGCATACTTGCAGTAGTCATACTGCATATCATCTTTCTCAACAAGATTGCCCAGAATCACCCATCGGGCTTTATAAGATCGGTCATCTGTGGGCTCATAATCTTCCTTGCTGTCATACACCCATTTGCCAGGGAATATGCGCTTGTTTTTCGGAATATCACTAATGCGGACAAGCTCAAAGATCCCTTTGCTTTCTAGCTTTGCAATCTCTTTTTCCATTGCGTGCAACCATTTAGCTTTATCATCTCAATTCAGAGCGATCTTCAGTGTCTTAGGCACATCTCGAGATGTAGCACCAACTGTGTACGCAGCGAATCCTTTGGCAGGGCGTGTCATGATGTCGTCTGAATAAGATTGGGTGTTGTTCGAATAAGGTTGTTGGGGTGCTTcttgttgattggttgatggaGCGTGTAGAGCCACTGATGGCTCAGTGAATGACGGGTTGCTAAGTGAGACTTTTCCCTCATCGACGTGCCCATCAGGCACGTCAATTATGGTGTTTTTCTCCTGGTCCCAAGCCAGAGCTATGTTGCTCGCTCGATGACCTAGAAGTATGCCAGATGCTCCACGAGCATCTATTTTATCTTCTGGTTTCTGAGTGCCATGGCGATGATACCATATTTTGGCACCAAAGGGGCGGAGGTAAGCTATATTCATTGGGCGGTTTTCCCAAGCTTCCGCAGGGATATAAAAGGCTGACTTCTTGATGTGCTCGTTTAGGATATTGCCATCCGGTGTTGGATCATTGAACAAAGGGGTTGATGTGGGCAGATAGTTGGCTTTCTGCACTGTATCCATTAAGGCATCTAGCCAAAAACGGCGCGGCAAGCCTGATGCATACAAAACGGCTCTAGTGCGCTCCAAAAGAATCCGAATTCCACGCTCACTAACACCATTCTGCCAGGGTGAATATGGAGCAGATGGTTCAATTTTTATGCCAGGCCAATCTCGGGGGTTCTTGAAGAATTCACCATCTCCTCGCAGATAGGCTACTTGATAGCCTATTTTTGCAAGCCAGTCGGTATGGTTCTTGATGGTGTGATTGGGTTTATCGCGATTTTGAAGAGGAAATAGCCATCGAATTCGAGTGGCGTCATCAGTAAGGATCATGACATATCTGTATTTGCCGTTTGCAGGAGGGGTATCGTCGTCAGATGGCTTGCCTAGTGTTAGGCCGCCACCAAAAATATCAACATGCAAACGCCGGCCAGGTTGGGTGGCACGGGGTGTCAGCCCATTGCCTACTCTTCTTGTAGTCTTTGCTTGGCGACAGTAATCACAGGTGGGTAGGAGCTTCTTTCCTTGAATATTGATTCGTCCAATTCAATGTAGGTATTGTAGATCGTGCTGATTCATATGGGATAGGCGATGATGCCAGTGTTCAATGGGGGCTGGAGGAGGCCTATTTGGCGTCAAGTTCCTTGATTTATTTTCATCGGTTTCCTTGGTGTCATTGACTGCATATGCTACACCTTTCTCAGCCTCTAGACGGTCGAACATGTCATCTTCAACTGTTCTGTAGATGAGGAAAGCAGAGCCATTGGGACTGATTATCCAGAATCAGTAAGGCTTTTCAGCAGTCAGCTGAATATGAAAGCCTTGCTTTTCGAGCTGGTTAAATGAAAGAAGGCGTGTGTGTAGTGCAGGCACATATCGGACATTTTTCAACTCTACCACGTGCTCTCCAATGGGTAGGTGAATGGTTCCAATTCCTTCTACCTTATGAGTGCTGCCATCTGGCAGTCCAACAGTCGACGTTGTCGTCAGTGGCATGTAATTGACAAATGCTGATTGATCATCATAGATAGTCCAGGTGGCACCAGTATCTAGTACCCAATCATCTGTGTTGGCGGTTGAACGGGCTAGATTGGCGAAGCCATCCGGCTTCCTCGGCGTTGTATTAGAGTTATTTGATGTCGAAATTGGATTGTCAGATTTCGGTGGGGTCCGTTTCTCTGGGTGAAGTATCCAGCAATCATCCAGTGGATGCGGGCCTCGTTTGCAATGAGAGCAGAGGGGTAATCGTTTATTAGGCAACGATGATTCGCTAGAGGTGTTGGAGCCCAGGGAGTTAGGTTGAGAGCTCCcccccttgtgtgtgccaCGATTGGCTGGGTTGGAAGTTGGGTGACTGGGATTCCAGGGATCCTGTCGATAAATTGTGTATGAGAGCTGTCGATATGTgtgtggtggaggtggtgtACGGCTTTCTATTTGGTCAATCACGTCGGCCATATCCATCTCATGAAAGCGGTTTCTTTTTGAGCCGGCGAAAAGATTATCCAACTGAGTACGGACGAATGAGCGCTGGAAGTCACCTAAAAGGATGATGCCTATGTCATGGCATATCTCTGAGACATCATATCCTTTTCGCTCTATCTCAGTGGTTATACGTTGCCACTGCCGCATCATTGCAACAGTGTTGCCATTCGGTTTCAAATTCATGAGCGTTTTGACAAGAAGCAGGCGTTCTTCTGCAGGTGAGACACCATAAATGGTATCTAAATGTGATAGGATCTCGCTTGGGTGTTGAGTATGGTCTGTATGGACTTgatggaggatatcgagGGTCAAGCGGTCTAAAATTCGGGTATGTAGCAGCTGCTTGGATGTGGTATATTGAGCTAACTGCAGTGGTGTGTCTTTAGGGACATTATTGGGGCGAAGTAAAACATCTCGGGCGCCAATATAGTCAGCATCAAATAGGAGGTTCTTTCTCCATTCGGAATAGTTATCCCGGCCTTGTAGGCGTCAAGTATCTCACCAGTGAGTCTTTGCAAGTTCATGaagtctcttttcttcctctcggACTTCCTGCTTTTCTTGTTGAATTCGTCTTTGTTCATGTTCAAACGCTGACCGACTATCTGATCGCTCAAACAGTTCTGATAGTCGCTCCATAAGTTGACTACCCCCTCCAGATGATGTATGCTTAGGCTGTCTAGCCTGGCGGAGGgtatcgacttcatcacgaAGTACACGAATGATCTCATCTCGATCATCTGTGGTTTCCGATCGGCTAGTTTGGTGTTCTGATTGGGTATCAGCCGGCTGGGCGGCTCCTTTGGCGTTCATATAGGCAAATTCCTGGGGTTGAGGTTGCGGTTGGTCCCCCCCTTGACCGGGTGGTGTATTGGGAATTGGGTAATCGGCGGGATTTACATGAGTTTGGTCGTTGATATCCATGACAGTTTCAGCATCAGGATTGGTAGAATGGTGGCGTATGGTATGAGGCGTCTCCTGCTGGAGGACTGCCGGCATTTTATTCTTCTTTGGGGGCATATTGGCGAATTTTACAACGTTGCTTCGGGAGGTGGTGAAAAGCGGTTGAATTCAGGGGATATCGGAGCGTACGATAGCTATGAATTCTCACAGACAAATAGCGCAATCTGATTAGTCTAGCAAGAGATTCAAACGCTAAAGGAACCAAACAAAAAACCTCTAAAAGAATGGTCTCTCACTATAGAGCAAGAGGGCTCATAACCTTTTAGTGGGCAAGCGTCGTTGATTCGATGGGTGGTCTATCGGCTCAGCTAactatataactaccgggcagaaagcgagggcggtgaggcacgtgacccgctgggtactaacAGGAtttgtcggaatccatagctcggaggtggactatctaaattgccgattgttttgtattagtcagcttgcccctcacaaattgccagataggagctatacaGTAattcagacctcttttgcgattccattggttgagccatgaGAAATTTGCTTGTCACATTAGTCTACTCCTGTTTCATACCAGTATATAATCTTTTGTGAATAGGAACATCGCCATAACTATCCCACAATATAAATTTTTTGATTACATGTTTGATTATGAATTGTTACCCAGGTCAGTAATCATAAGACTGCTGTGGGATAATGCCATTATTCCAGCGGTTTTCTTGCCAACCAAGATATAAAAAGGATCTTCTTCCCATGTTCAATCGACCCTACTTCATCCAAGAATCCCTCTCTTCGAAACCACACATATCAAATCCCTTCTATTTTTCACCTCCCAATTCAAAACCCCAGCATCCACCATGGTTTTGACCAAGAGCAGCGTGACCATCACGCACATCTCCACGGCAACCGCCATCATTTCCATCGACGGCATCAACTTCCTCACCGACCCGGTCTTCTGCCCAGCAGGCTCGGAATACATATACGACGGCTGGTCCAAAGCCCCCAACCTGCACGAATGGGGCTTCACCGGTAAACCTCCGACCGCAACCCTACGCAGCATCAATGGCCCAGCTGTCCAAATCCACGAACTGCCCCCCATCGACGCCGTCCTCCTCAGCCATGAAGACCACGTCGACAATCTCGATCCCCTGGGCCGCCAACTGCTCGATGGCAGACGCGTCTTCACCACCCCGGACGGCGAGAAGAACCTCCAGCCACGCCCTGGCGTCGTCGGCCTTCGTCCATGGCAGACTGTGTCGGCGAACATCGGGGGCAAGCAGTTCTGCATCACGCGCACGCCGTGCGAAAATCGGAACACCATGTCGAAGCTTGTGATCCCAGATATTGGTTATTTCAGCAGTCGAGTTTGACCTGGTGGCCATGATGTTCGGGTTAACAACGGCGCCTAGCTCAGGGTGCACAACCAACTCTCAAAATGACTGAATAGCGGACTTGGCCAATTCTATTATCAGGGAGCCGATAAAACTGGGGAAGTGAGGTGAACTTTGCGGCTACTCAATCGTAGCGTTCGTCTTCATCTACCTCCTATTGTACACGACAACGGCCGTGTTACACACTTTGAGTTCGGCATACCAACTGAAtaattatatatatatatcgttCTGCTGCACTTTTGCGTATGGCACCAAGTTATAATTTAAGTTGAAAAGCCTCACTATCCTTGCAGTTCAAAGCGAGTGTCTTTAGAGCCCAATTCAGCCACGTATGTGTCCCCATTCAACTCAGAAGGGGGATCTCTTGACTGTCCGGTGATTGGCTGGTTCATGCTCATCTGCCGCTGTGGACTGGACAGTAATCGTCGCCGCGCGGCCATGCAATAAATCAAGAGCGCCGTTGATATCAATAGAGGTACACCTAGCCCAGCGCCTAGCCCAGCGCCAAGTGCAACTGTAGAGTGGCTAGACGACTGGCTCGCGGGACCTGTGCAAGCCGGGCAACTTGTCTGCGTCGAGCTTGTTGAATCTGTCAGGTTCGTCGTCCGTGTGGCTACGTCGCTGCATGTCGAGACACCGTTCTGGCTTGACGTTACGTTGCCACCGGAAACCCATTCCCACGAGCCTACAGCATCGACTCCGCACGCGGTTTCTGCATCGCCTCTGCTACTACATGTCATATTTTTCCAATCGCCATTGCCGGGGCATTGAAAGAGATTAGCATATGAGTTTGGGATTTCTGTGTCCAGCCAAAATCCAGTCAGCGAGAACAATGCGGGTTTACAATGGATGCAAGCGATTTGAGAGAAAGCGAACCGGTGTAGCATGCGCGCGGACAGTCTGCGATAGGCCACGATTTATCTGAGCAGCTGCCGCGATAAATGACGCCTAGGTCAGCTCCAAAACATAGCCCGTTCGAAAGACACGCCTCGTTTTTACCACAGCACGACTTGCTGCCAGGACATGTTTCCATGCTAGTCGCGGCTGAGCCGTCCGGGTAGTAACAGGTTGCATGGCACGGTGCTGCCGAGAAGAGGAGTGCCAGGAGGGCGACTGTCACGATTCGCGATCGAGCATAACGAGATCTTGAGGAAGCTTGCGAATGCATTAGGTTGCAAAACTGACGTGTATGGCGCGatgaaatgaaagaaagaggagagaagTGAGGGATTCGGTTTATTAGTTGTTATCTAAGCGCCCGGTTCTCTGTAAGATTTGGGGGACGGAAATTGGGAGCAGCACCGGGTCCACAGAGTCCACGCTCGGCAGAATACGAGGCGATATAATTTGATCGGTGGGATCGTCCAATACGTGATCGACATGGGCAGAGCCGAACTAAACTGCACATTTTGAGACAGACACTAGGCTCTAATGCATTCAGCGCCCGCCAAATATCACACCCCTCTTGTGGCTCCACTTGGGAAAGAAAAGTCCAATCATGACAAACAGCCCCGGCGAGTCGGCCCCAAAGGGTTGCATGGACCTCAAGTGGGATCCACAAAAGGCTGTATTTTATAATATCCAGTAGTTTAACGACTTAAGTATGTGTATATGTGTGGTGAAATGTCGACTTCCGTATATGGATGAAGCCGTTTGATGTGTCGGCCGCTCCAATTGACCAATCAGAGCTTTAGTCCCCATCTATGCGAAACGTACGACTTACTGCTGCCCGAAAATGTAAATGTACAGGTGTGATGAAAAATGAGCATCGGAGGACTACGGCTATGCAGCCAGCATCCATTGACTATAGCCTGCACATACATATGTTATGCACTCCGCACTCATTCTGACTCTTTAACCTTCTTTCGCAACGATTTCCTTGAGTAGTTAGTTGGTGGCCGGCAGGTTGTTTATAAATAGGCCTTATGACAGATAGTTTTCTCAATCAGAGTTCTTCCTCTATTCACTCCGAATAGTGACGACAACATCATTCCGAGCTACAGTAGTTAACACAAAAGCATACTTACAGTAGATATATATCTGAGGGAAAGCCCAAATAGGATGGCATGGCTGGACGCAATAACCAAAAACTCAAAAGTCGCTGATCAGCTGGCGGACGACGCTTGAAGGAACCCATAACTGCACTAGTAAGCAGCAGCGTCAGGGGTGAAGTGGATAGGTCAATTTTCAATAAAGCGACAGTAACAAGGTCTCAATGTCTCAATCATCCAGGTGACCCGTCGGCCACCCTGAGGAGAGTGGACGGCGCCATACTGAAAAAGGGCAAATCGTCGGGTAACGCGGCATCTTGGTAAGAGGGCAGCGCACCGGGCGAGGCAGACAGGcgaaaggaaaagggaagagaaagtgtGTGGTCCTTTGAGGGAGAGATGTCGGGCTTTTATAGACGCAGCGGATGCGTTGAGTCGGCATGTCAGCGGCCCCAAATTTTAGTGTgtgatggatggttgattggttggtggcctatcggctaaggctaactataactaccgggcagaaagcgagggcggtgaggcacgtgacccgctgggtacaACACCAAAAGCGGCGTGATGCGGCACTATCCCTGAACTAGAATCATGAGTGACCTGCTTGAAAGATTCCCTGCCAAACAAACTTGGTATTTTAGATGGAGGTTCCAGGTCTTCTTCGAGCGATCTACAGAGACACTGGACTTTTCCTCGGAGCCTAACTAGATAACAAACATGCCAGGATCGTGCTCAGACTCTGCTATCCGATTGGACATAATGCATAATTGAAATGCAGCAACCAAATTTCAGCACCAACAGAAGGGATTTGTTTTTATCTCTTCCATACCGTCCTCGTGTAATCACGAAGTGGATCCGGGAATTCCCGTTCATTTAATATAGGAACAGGATAGCCCAACACGCCGAGTATCCACTTTCCGCTGGTTCCGGGCAGCTTACCAAACATTTGATCCCGACCGAGTGGTTCAGCGAATCAATGGACCGTTCTAACCGCTGTGCCAATGGACGCCAACTGCGCCGCAATCCCCGTGCGAGACTTGGTTAGGATACTATCAAGGTCCTCAAGCGCGACTGTATCCGTTCCCGCGAATGAGTTTCGCTAGGGAAAGTGAGACACAAAGCCCATTAATTGGCGCGGTTGTTTTAATTAAAACTCCAACAATCTAACTCATCC from Aspergillus chevalieri M1 DNA, chromosome 2, nearly complete sequence includes:
- a CDS encoding uncharacterized protein (COG:S;~EggNog:ENOG410PV1W;~InterPro:IPR000719,IPR011009;~go_function: GO:0004672 - protein kinase activity [Evidence IEA];~go_function: GO:0005524 - ATP binding [Evidence IEA];~go_process: GO:0006468 - protein phosphorylation [Evidence IEA]), whose amino-acid sequence is MRHAESTESSDSDSNHAASGRKRGFSQVTSSPPTQRSARQVGNRHDRSNQYQEHTTRFCTQQCLLGLQQGGELDDYCPNVKLHQKGGDGRQHLINTEVLVKLLKTQLDGNIDYNCTPFGDCGGYGAPFKITCTAYGYTVVGKGTTSRLWKEVSHEAEIYKVLRRAQGSAVPVFLGAISLAKIYFLHGAGEIRHMLLMAWGGESTTKHKQRPVLRREISRSMEEIRSLGVIHRDLRPDNILWNNELKRALIIDFHRSELDRQLVGSQMKSLKRPLCRTEERETKRLCVV
- a CDS encoding uncharacterized protein (COG:S;~EggNog:ENOG410PV1W), with protein sequence MEFWKTVVKPDTTPTDEEGKLRYNAERLVGSAIVQEYHVMIQEGLEYSYMTNGLALVLLCVPYDNPSTLLYYLCEPNLDVNMEDDQSFQQPKTTIARVLCLCLMSFRSHPRDQEWRNAA
- a CDS encoding MBL fold metallo-hydrolase (COG:S;~EggNog:ENOG410Q1G4;~InterPro:IPR036866), whose protein sequence is MNCYPGSSSHVQSTLLHPRIPLFETTHIKSLLFFTSQFKTPASTMVLTKSSVTITHISTATAIISIDGINFLTDPVFCPAGSEYIYDGWSKAPNLHEWGFTGKPPTATLRSINGPAVQIHELPPIDAVLLSHEDHVDNLDPLGRQLLDGRRVFTTPDGEKNLQPRPGVVGLRPWQTVSANIGGKQFCITRTPCENRNTMSKLVIPDIGYFSSRV